A part of Vulpes lagopus strain Blue_001 chromosome 4, ASM1834538v1, whole genome shotgun sequence genomic DNA contains:
- the CHRNA9 gene encoding neuronal acetylcholine receptor subunit alpha-9: MNWPHSCISFCWIYFAVSRLRAVETADGKYAQKLFNDLFEDYSNALRPVEDTDKVLNVTLQITLSQIKDMDERNQILTAYLWIRQIWHDAYLTWDRDQYDGLDSIRIPSDLVWRPDIVLYNKADDESSEPVNTNVVLRYDGLITWDAPAITKSSCVVDVTYFPFDNQQCNLTFGSWTYNGNQVDIFNALDSGDLSDFIEDVEWEVHGMPAVKNVISYGCCSEPYPDVTFTLLLKRRSSFYIVNLLIPCVLISFLAPLSFYLPAASGEKVSLGVTILLAMTVFQLMVAEIMPASENVPLIGKYYIATMALITASTALTIMVMNIHFCGAEARPVPHWARVVILKYMSRVLCVYDVGESCLSPRHDRERTHLTKFYGKLPEPNLKTDRNKDLPRKKEINKLLKNDLGCHGENPQDADSYCAQYKVLTRNIEYIAKCLKDHKATNSKGSEWKKVAKVIDRFFMWVFFIMVFVMTVLIIARAD, encoded by the exons ATGAACTGGCCCCATTCCTGCATCTCCTTTTGCTGGATTTACTTTGCTGTCTCTAGGCTGAGAG CTGTAGAAACAGCAGATGGAAAATACGCTCAGAAGTTGTTTAACGACCTTTTTGAAGATTATTCCAATGCTCTTCGTCCAGTAGAAGATACAGATAAAGTTCTGAATGTCACCCTGCAGATTACACTTTCTCAGATTAAGGACATG GATGAAAGAAACCAGATTCTGACTGCCTATTTATGGATCCGCCAAATTTGGCATGATGCATATCTCACGTGGGATCGAGACCAGTATGATGGACTGGACTCCATCAGGATCCCCAGTGACCTGGTATGGAGGCCGGATATTGTCCTATATAACAA GGCTGATGATGAATCTTCCGAACCTGTGAACACCAATGTGGTCCTGCGGTATGACGGGCTGATCACCTGGGATGCACCAGCCATCACCAAAAGCTCCTGTGTGGTGGATGTCACCTATTTCCCTTTTGATAACCAGCAGTGCAACTTAACCTTTGGCTCCTGGACCTATAATGGCAACCAGGTGGACATATTCAATGCCCTAGACAGTGGTGATCTCTCCGACTTCATCGAAGATGTGGAGTGGGAGGTCCATGGCATGCCTGCTGTGAAGAATGTGATCTCCTATGGCTGCTGCTCTGAGCCTTACCCAGATGTGACATTCACTCTCCTTCTGAAGAGGAGGTCCTCGTTCTATATCGTCAACCTCCTCATCCCATGTGTCCTCATATCTTTTCTGGCTCCCTTGAGTTTTTATCTCCCAGCAGCCTCTGGAGAAAAGGTCTCCTTGGGAGTGACCATCCTGTTGGCCATGACTGTATTTCAGCTCATGGTGGCAGAGATCATGCCAGCCTCAGAAAATGTCCCCCTGATAG GCAAATACTACATAGCCACAATGGCCTTGATCACAGCCTCCACCGCCTTGACCATTATGGTGATGAATATCCACTTCTGTGGGGCTGAGGCCCGGCCAGTGCCACACTGGGCCAGGGTAGTCATCCTAAAATACATGTCCAGGGTTTTGTGTGTCTATGATGTGGGTGAGAGCTGCCTTAGCCCCCGCCATGACAGGGAGCGAACTCACCTCACAAAGTTTTATGGCAAACTTCCAGAGCCAAATCTGAAAACAGACAGAAACAAAGACCTtcccagaaagaaggaaataaataaactgttaaagAATGACTTGGGGTGCCATGGTGAGAACCCACAGGATGCTGACAGTTATTGTGCACAGTACAAGGTGCTGACAAGGAATATTGAGTATATTGCCAAGTGCCTCAAAGACCACAAGGCCACTAATTCCAAGGGAAGCGAGTGGAAGAAGGTTGCAAAAGTCATAGACCGATTCTTCATGTGGGTTTTCTTCATTATGGTGTTCGTGATGACTGTTTTGATCATCGCAAGAGCAGATTAG